The Planctomycetia bacterium genome has a window encoding:
- a CDS encoding hypothetical protein (possible pseudo, frameshifted) produces the protein MIDDVHLAPRLIHHLGRLLAQQPLPPASYVLVGCRPVLLAAAADEAFSGRAPLIRLDGLSHAEASAARPDLPLAERLLRGGFPALHADAEPDIAGFMRDLVADHLVRDLPEQLRVDSVHAFERFLRAAALRSGRILNKAELARAVGIAGSTAAIWLDTLVEAGIISLLRPAAQPQGRGLVKAPKLQFLDTGLCSHLLGIRTANELAASPHAPAVWEAAVHREVRRLAAAATPAVEPAFWRDRTKEANFVVPTPRGLVLLDAAWSEFPATADIRRLLRIRQAIGTDAVAAMAVVCRTPTRQTLREPAGPAVETIGLDDIPALLG, from the coding sequence GTGATCGACGACGTCCACCTCGCACCGCGGCTCATCCACCACCTCGGCCGATTGCTTGCCCAGCAGCCGCTGCCGCCGGCCAGTTACGTGCTCGTCGGCTGCCGGCCCGTGCTGCTCGCCGCGGCGGCCGACGAGGCGTTTTCCGGCCGGGCTCCCCTGATCCGGCTCGATGGCCTGTCGCATGCCGAGGCGTCCGCCGCCCGTCCCGATCTGCCCCTGGCCGAGCGGCTCCTGCGCGGCGGGTTTCCGGCGCTGCATGCCGACGCCGAGCCGGACATCGCCGGCTTCATGCGCGACCTCGTCGCCGACCACCTGGTGCGCGATCTCCCCGAACAACTCCGCGTCGACAGCGTCCACGCCTTCGAGCGGTTCCTCCGCGCCGCGGCCCTGCGCAGCGGTCGCATCCTCAACAAGGCGGAGCTCGCCCGCGCGGTCGGCATCGCCGGCTCCACGGCGGCGATCTGGCTCGACACGCTCGTCGAAGCGGGCATCATCTCCCTGCTCAGGCCGGCAGCACAGCCGCAGGGCAGGGGACTGGTCAAGGCGCCGAAGCTGCAGTTCCTCGACACCGGCCTGTGCAGCCACCTGCTCGGCATCCGCACGGCCAACGAACTCGCCGCCTCGCCCCATGCGCCGGCGGTCTGGGAGGCCGCCGTCCATCGCGAGGTCCGCCGGCTCGCGGCGGCGGCAACGCCCGCCGTCGAGCCGGCCTTCTGGCGGGATCGCACCAAGGAGGCGAACTTCGTCGTTCCCACACCACGCGGCCTCGTCCTCCTCGATGCCGCGTGGAGCGAGTTTCCGGCGACCGCCGACATCCGCCGCCTGCTGCGGATCCGCCAGGCGATCGGCACCGACGCGGTGGCGGCCATGGCCGTCGTCTGTCGCACGCCGACTCGGCAGACGCTGCGCGAGCCGGCGGGCCCGGCCGTGGAGACGATCGGCCTCGACGACATCCCGGCCCTGCTGGGCTGA